A segment of the Elaeis guineensis isolate ETL-2024a chromosome 6, EG11, whole genome shotgun sequence genome:
TTAAACTTGTCAGTAGAATTAAACTAAATTAAGTATGTTTGAATGAAGCAATCTTACTGTTTATTTGTCATAAAAGTTATACGTTTGACTTCCATTAAGAATTGTGCTCAAACAGCACAGAATCTCTTTCAACTGTTTTCAAGTTATAACTACTAAAAAAGGCCTAGTTTAATAAAATAAGAGAACTTCGAAGTTTTCCTTCAAGGTTAACGTTGTAGTAGATGTGATTTAAAATTATAGTTCTGATAATGTATATTAAAATATCATTCTTAGTATAAGTTCTATGCTTTATTGAACATCAGGTATGAAATCGAATGGGATTACTCAAAATCCTTAGCCTGATGTTTATGGAAACTCAATTACAGCCAGAAAATTAAGTTGATGATCACGTGAAAGCATAGAGATATATCTGGGCACAGTCATTAAAATGTCATGCATCTAAATATGCAGAAAATAAACTAGCAATTGCAAAAATTACATGATCAAATCTGGGAGGAAAcaagcaagagaaaaaaaaaattgtggctTGAAATATACCAGTCAAACCAAGCTTGCATATATTTAACAGAATGCTGAAATAGCAATAATAACTAATAGCTGCTACTATGACTACCTTTAGGTGAAAATGTAAACCTGCTGGAGTGATCTTTCAGACTGTTCTGGATCAATATCTTATTAATTCTAGAATTGGCAGCTTGCTTGATAGGGTTATCTTTTGAATGATTTATAAATCTCTGAAACGAAATTGGATATGTTTTCCACTGATGGAGGACAACATCGTCCAGTATAACCGGAGACAGTATTCCCTGAGTATCAGTAGAGATTAGTGCATCAATTCTATTAAAATAGCCATAATAAATATAACTGGAATAAAAAGACATAATGAATGCATTATTAGTTTATCTCAGAAGCATTATTAGTTCTCGAGCTTAGATATACTGGAAATAAGTAATAACTGAACTTTTCATTTTTCAAggtattaaatcaaattcaaaagatctAAACAAACACACATTCTTGCTTGTGAATATGTGAGTGAACACCTGAGACAATATAGAATATCACAAAGTCTACCCCTATATTTTATGTGCAATGAAATTGCATTAATTTTTTGATGCAATTTTCTAGATCCCATCTGCCTTGCTTGTTGCCAAGTATGCTGCCATTACAAGCTTTCTTTAATCGGTAAAAACACTGCATCAAGGGTAGGCACGTCTTCTCTAGATTTTTCTCATCAAGAAGCCTTTGTGGTACTATCCAAATCTCACCCTTTATGGAAATTGTGCAtgcctactctctctctctcactcacacacacacacacacacacacagagacaaGCACGCATGCACAGCATACCAACAACCTATTAGTAGGATTTCAGATCAAGTCTCATTGGTGTAAAATACACGGTGGGCCATCTATATTAAAGTCTGCCCTATAAGCCATTATCtggtttttcttaaaaaaatgccTTCTCCATTTCATTTGATCCAACAGGTGGTCACAGAATGGATATTTCTGTACAAGATTGATGATTTGGTTAAGCATACAGCCATACAATTTGGCTCCTCTTCTAAACTGCTTGGATGGTTCAAGTATGAGAATAATTATATTTCATGTCAACATCATTTTTGCCTGCAGAGAAATTTACCTTCCTGTCATACATGTATGGCCCATAATTCACACGGCCCAAATTTTCCACCTGAAATCGAAAAGATCAGAAAGCATCAATGAATTGGAATAACCCAAAAGGaaaaaggatatatatatatatataggtaactTAGTGACAATTAACAACACAAAAGCTGTTTTCACTACAGTGCATATGGCACAATGATAGATAATTAACTTCTTCAACGCCACCCCCGGCCAATATACACAGCAATTTAGCAAAGCAATTCTAATTAACAAAGCAGCATTTCAAATGATCATTGATATACAGGGAAGACAGAcaagttgtgtgtgtgtgtgtgtgtgtgatcgagagaaagagagagagaacaatGGACATAGAAGGCAAGAAGTGTAGTGAACACCTTTTAGAAGATTGGGAGAAGAAAAGAATGGCAGAGAAAAATGACACAAGCGAAGTACACCAGCTAAAATAAGCCACATGTGCCACATATTGCACTGCCTGATTAGCTAGCTCTTCCACAGAATAACTGTCAAATAGCTGGCCTCTCAGTGAATATTGTTGAAGACAAAGACAGCAATGCTGCTCCAAGTTAAAGGTATATGATCTAGCAAAGATAACTTTTACCGCTTATATTTTCATTTTATGTTGATGGCCATCTAACAGCAACAGTAGCAGTCACTGATAATCCATCATTGCATGTGAAGTGACTATGGGGTGGCAATGATCACTGGATGATGGAAATACGTTGTATTACACACAACAATCATGACACAATGATCACTGAATGATGGGGATACATTGTGTTATCCACAACAACCATGGAGTACACTGTAATACGGTGCCTAAATGTTCCTCTTCTGCCAAAACAGTATAAATCACTCTCACTGAACAGCCATTCAAATCATAACCATAAGCAAAATAAACAAGGCCTATCAGGGTCAGAATCTATAAAACTGGGAGCATCAATATATTTAATATTGGAGATAAGAAATAGTTACCAGAACAAATAAGCCGATGTTAGAAGAGCAATTGATTTTGGGCATTGCAAGTGCCTTGTTTGACCATCTTTCAATTACACCAACGTATATTGGACTTCCATTATCATCAACTGAGCATGAAATAAACACTTGAGCTCTGTCATGCACCTGCAGATAAGACATTAAATTGCATAGATTGCTTAGATTTGAGGATATAAAATCATATCAGAAATTGCAAAAAATCTTGAGAAACCAATTGAACTATAAACTTCACTTTTTATAAAGAATGGTTTTCAAACCTTGGGAATTGAAAGAATGCTACTTGTTTCCTTTTGGGGGTATTCTGTCACATATAATACAAATCCAAACATCTGGATGACAAGTGTATAACATTAGAGATTAATTAAAGGTCATCCAACAACTCCAACCAATCAAGAGCTGCAAAAAAAACCATCACTAGCTAGGATGTTCACAAACATGCATGATGCATCTACAAATGGCTTTTACCTGGCCCACCAACTCCATTGCAATGGGATGTTCTGCTTCAACCACCTCCATTGGAGAACATATGGTATCAAGGACCTCAAAAAAGGAAGCAATTTTGCTAACCTCAACAAGCCCATAACTTGCCCTCTTATTATTGGAAGGAACTGGGGGTAGAGCTACGCTTCTATATGTCTCAATGACTCTTCTCAATGCTGCCCAACACCGCAATGTATTAGAGAAGCTGAATTTTGTGAGACCTCTATTTACATGAAGTAATGCCAATGAGCACTAAACACAAATAATGTTAATATAGTTATGAGTCTTATGACAATGCTGTAAAAAGTAGACCGGACCCTAGCCACTATATGTTAATGAGTGCATCAAAGCAGTGTAACTGTTCTGCCCAAACAAGTGCTGAGTCTTATAGGCGGTCTCAAATGATTGATATGCTTGGCCAGCTTTGACAAAAATATACATTTCTCAACATAGAGCAGCATAACAGTGACATTTTAACAGTGTACAATTCAAGATGGAAAAAAATAGCTATTTATGTAAACGGATATGACTGAAGTTGAACACTTAGATTACTGTCAACTCATTCCAACTTCGATATTTGCTACCACACCTTACTTTTAGATGCTTTTAAGATTTGCAATGCTCATGCTGTGGCATTTTAACTCTCTATTCCATCCAAATTTCTTACTGAACTAGTTAATGCCCTCTTTCGTATTTGGTCTGCCTGAATCCAGAAATTGAGAAAGTTCTTAACAAccatattgaaactaattttgatatcaattatcaagtACAATAGTATAGACAATTATTCTTTATCATGTTAGAATGGTTTTAGTTGGGCTTGGCCTGAGTTAAAAGACTCAAAATAAAGAAGAGATTCCGCCTACATTCACAATTATTATGTGAATGGAACATACTAGAACTGTGATTGCAATGGCTGAAAAAGGAATCATGTCTTAACCATGGCATACTTTGTTTAAAGTAGGAAAAGATAAATAATCTCTAGTAATTCCAGATTCTAAAGATGTATAAGGGTTGAAAGGTTAAGATGACCAGGACATGCCTTTGAACTTTGGGTTGTCCACATCACCAGACTCCTTGATTGGAGCATCCTGGATAGCAGGAGAGTTTGATGAATATTATAACTAAAGTTCCAAACAGTCATGCAGCATTCTCAACAAATGTTACTTACATAATCATAAGAAGTGAGGTCAGCCTTGTAATCAGATTCATTCTGACCAGTATTTGCACCACTGAAAAACTCAAAATTGGTTCCACCATGAGCCATCTGAGAATCTAAAAAGTTACGTTATTGCAACAGAACATGTGAAACCAATAAATCCATTTCCAGAATCTGGATTGCAACATACATAGAGTACTGCAGAACCATTTCGAGATAAAATCTTTTGTAGGGCTGCAGCTGTCAAGTTGGCATCAGTTTCTGCAATCTGCTCTCCCCAGTGTGTAAGCCATCCTGTATAAAATTCCCTGCAAAACAAGAACTACTAGTAATACTTCATGAAATAATGTCGCATAGAAAAGGGGTAAGTCTACTGACGATGATAGAGCAGGTGATTTTCCTGGTGCATTATACTTCTTCTGCAACTTAAATATTGGCCATGGATTGTCACCAGTTGAAAAATCAACAGCTGCATATCAACCATTAAAGCCATCCATTTAAAAAGTGAACAATGACACAAGATATCAATAAACACCTTTCTAGTGCAGTTAACATTTTGACTTCCACAAAGCATGAAGTATGAACTCCATGCATCTTCACTATGCATCCTGCAACAAGAATGTATTCTGCACTCTATAGTACATATGAAAATGTCAATGCATCCCCAACAATCCAGCCATAACTAGAGCAACAAATGAATTATATGGCTAGTATGTGTCTATAACAGCAACAATGGCTTAGTTCTTTCTCAGACTTAGTGTTACGTCATCAAGGAGATAGGAAACCCGATAACCTAAATGGATTAACAGACACCATTACGTTACATGCTCTGCATTGGCAAGACTTTGCTGATTATCTCAAGGATAAAGAAAATGGAAGAGATCCAAAGATCAACAAGCATCAGACCTCCTCAGTAAAGGATCTTAAAGTTCCTGACTATTTTTCTCATACAATATAGCAAGCCTAGGCacacttttttttatatatttaaaaataatttgtaGTTTGCAATCACTTAACCTAGGCCCTTATGCATCGAATGTTTTTATTGTCAGCAAGAATGTTTAGGTCATCCTACATGGGACAAAAGCACAATTATCTGTCATCAAAATATTTCTACTCTACAAATAAGCCtgttctaaaaatattgttttatttcatttttttccaTTTTAAGAAGCTTTTGTCCAGCATCTGAATAAAGTTAGGAGTTCATTTTCTATTCTCTATATGCCTTAGTAAGAGGCCTTGTTGAGAGTAATCCTATTTCACTTTGTCCATAACAAGCTTAAGCATCCACAATGACAGCAATCAAATTACATGGAAAAAAGCATCCAAATGCACCCTTCAGCATTTGGCTTTGTTACCATGCTTTGCCAAAGTTCCTTGGAATTATTGGCGGAATTCAAGTAGAGGATCACAACTCAAACCTATGACCTGCTAGCTTCAAAACAGAGCTTCCACTAACATGACTAGGTTGCCATTTGGCATCACTTTCACATTTTTCTATTTTCAGAAATTGAAAATAGTAATTCTATTTGcatttttctattttcttaaaTATAAACATGCTGGCTATAGTTTAAATTTTCTTAAATATAAACATGCTTGCTATAGTCAAAAACAAAATAGTAGTACTTGCAGCAAGGGCAGTGGAGATGACGGTGGGAGGTTTCTTGGTGATATAGCGGCAGTGATGATGATGGCGGCTGAGGTGCGGTTTATGTCTGCCCGCCTCTCCTTTATTGATGGGCTCGGTAGGCTAAATAAGTACCTCCATTGGCCAGCATTTCTCTTATTGGGCTAGCTAGCAAGTAACATAGACGTGGTTGGCAAGGCTTTCGGCTAGTAGCTTATGAATCAAatacctcctctctctttctttcaggCCTAGGCTTCTGTTGGATGTATGGAGGCGGCAACGGTGGTGGTTGTGTGGTGGTGGCAGCGAGGGCATCAACAATGTGACAGGCAATTTCTATAGCGGCAATGGTATAGTGGAGGTGGCAACAAGCCAACAACAGTGATACTAGCAGTAACGGTGGTGGTTGTGGTAGAGGCACCTGCAATATGGTGGGTGTAGTGATGATGGCGGTGGCAATGGTGGCAACAAGGGTGGCAATGATAGCCGTAGCAGTGGTGGCAGAGGCAGCGGCAATAGTGGTGGAGGTAATGTTAGCGATGGTGGTAAAAATACATGCATTTCTTTTTCTGAAAGTATCGAAAGGATTTCTTACcttcatttttcaaaaataatgaaagtgacttttaaaaaatagaaaataaaggcCATAGTACTACACATTTatcttaatttctataattttatttttaaaaatagaaaacaagAAATAAAAGTGTTGCCAAGCAAGCCTAAAtgtacttattttgaaaaatatggaagattaaagataaaaaaaaattattatgaaacACAATttgcttagaaaaaaaaaatgcctaAGAATTTCAGCATGGCCTCTTGTTGTGTCAGCCAATGCATATGTTTTCAGTGTCCTCTTCAAACGTCTTCTTCTTCCCAAAGTGAAGCATGTAGCAATGAAGACAAACTGAATCAATGACTTATGAGTTATCATGTATTCCTTCTATAATGAGATCTCTAGTTCACTTGAAAATTAAAAGTTCCCCATCAAAGAATGATGAGTGCTCCAAGAACCATTCTCTGATCTAATAGTCTTGCTTACTTTGAATATATGTTAAATCAAGCTATTTCACCATATACAATGGGCAATAAATTAAGGAGAAGATCTTATATGAAAACATAAATTAATTGTCATGCCACACAAATATATAAGAGTAGGAAGCCCAGAAAATAATGAATTCTAGATTTTGGGATTGCTAAGAATGCATGGCTTTGCTTTTTGGTGAGATTTTATATAAGCAACATCATATCACTAGACTAACCTGAGAAAACACCCTCCCCAAGAATAGTTCCATTTTCTAGTGTATCTTTAGAACCACCATCTGTAGTATACCTACAACACGAAAACAAAGCAAACATCTACTTGTTGATCAGGCTCCCAAGTTGACATAACAGGTTTAAGTCAATGCTGGCAACACATAGATGGCTTCTCACCATCTATAAATGAATCGAGTATCAtggaaaataaataatataattaactTTGTATTACAATTTTTAGTTCCTAAATAACAAGATAGCAGGAAGTAAAGAAGTCAAGCCTCATAAATATGCACAACACATCATGATGAAGCTTTGAAGAGGCTGTTGTTATGAGTTTTACCACCCTGGAGAGTTCTAGAGTTTTCTCAGATACTCTTGCATGTAAAACTGTAAACACATATATAGAAACTTGGCAGCTTCTAGAATGCTGATGTGCGTGAAAATACCTAAAGTGCATGAAAACTTGTTAGGATATTTCACAGTGAATAATGCAGTGATCCACAAGCTATGCTTAAGTAGTCTAGCCTAACATGCGACTTCAGAATTCTAGCAGCATTTCCGGATGCAGTTGACGTAGTACATGGCAAGTCAATTATTTTCATGTGAAATGcaaaacatatatatattatctataAAACCAAAGATGTCTATAAATGCAATATTTGAAGAACTCTGAGGTCCGTACTTTCATAAAGGACTTAATTGTTTCATGACTTCTAAATGTTTGTATGCTTGCTGAAGCACCACATTTACTGGGATCAGATGACTTCTTTGGTTTTAAAAACACAAGATCTGCAAGGTTTTGTTTACGCTAAAATCCTTTTATGGCAGTGAATAGTAATAGAAATGCTCTTATCTGGTTATACTGTTATTAGGACAACGTCAAGTCATCTAGTAACTTCAAATTTCAATCTTTCTTGAGTACCAACCATCTTGGACAATGGGACATGACAATAACACAGCAAGGCACTTTCTTCACAGCAATAAAAGGAATGTCAAGATTCTCTGAGCCAAAGGCATCAAAAGTAGTCCACCATTTAACCCAAGATGTGAATTAATACAAGGATAAATTTGTTACAAACTTTCTGATCATTGTAGTTTCTAAGAAGTTTTCATTATTTTATCTGAGTTGTAACTAAGGTTTCAAGACCTGGTTCCAGCACTCATACCATTCTGGTCCTCTGTACCAGGATGCTCCCCTCTTGATATTCAAGAAAGGCTGGCAACCTAATACCGTACGGGGTTGCCTCTGAGCCTTTATTCTTAAACAGAGGTTTTTATTGTTCAGGGTTACAATCATTTCACCCTATTAAATAGGTACGGTTATTGATCTAGATCTGGCAGCAATTTAGTAGCATGCACACACTAATAGTGGAAACATGCTACAAATTTTTCTTCCTGaaatttttcaatattattttaataatgaaATTatgctaaagaaatataaatttataaagaataaaatacaCATTAAAGGACAAAGTATATCATGTTGTAGGTTGACCCCACCCTACAACAAATACGAATTTTATACCAAACAGAAAaatatggcataatttttcttaGTTTtgtaattttcaatcaaataagCTGCTAAAAATGGGAGGGTGGACAACCTTATTGCATGGGTTATGATTTTGGCATAAAGGAGGCCGAATCTAAGTGAGAGGAGGATAGATCTAGCaccttctctcccttcttcctctccttcccttcTTCTCTATCTCTTCCTCTCTGAGCTCCCTCCCATGACTGAACCACATAGACAAAAGAGAGCCATCAGTAGGCATTCCTTTTTTGTAAGCAAGAGCTGGCTATCCTGGCTAGCATACCAGCATGTCCCAACCAGTATCAACCAAGACAAAAAGGATGTCCTGGTTCATGAGCAAACCAGTGTCCCATAGGCATCCCAAGTATTATTCTCTCATCGCAATAGTACAGTATTGGCAGCATGCACAAGGATTGATGGGACATGAATCCTTGGTTATATATCTACTCATCTATGTATAATGACATGGTAAAAATGAAttaatgaagaaagaaaaataaggagaaaaTGTGATAAAGAATTTTGAAGAAGAGGGAAGTTATAAAGGTGCTATAACCAGATTGTTGGATATCAaagttgttaggatttgacgcctcgagattcagcccacagcgaggttcgcagcgaaaaacggagtccaacgagatcaagatcacctgaaacggagttcggatggaggagatacgagcttttgaagtcggcacgagattcgaatcGGCGGCCGGCGGCAGCagcacggccgcaggcggcggcgtgcgggacaCCACGACCCACGCGGACGGGCGGCCCCAGCCGGGCGCGCGCGGCCCCAGGCCCACGTGGGTGGGCCGACCGAGGCCCAgcgcctgctggccctttgcaccagtccatcgtggaccggacggtccacggctgggcctgtggaccatgtgggcgttttccacgcgtttctcgcggtccacgacactatttcgtggaccggagcgcgatctgagggcgtgggtggcttccgatcttgatccgacggtccaggggttatctgactttgtttaggactcctaatccatctctaatcattttttaagccctttaaatagggctgatcggtaatAAAGAGGGTGTGGTTCGGGTTTTCTCCGTGTTTCGCCGTACGGAAGCCGTACAGAAcccaagagagaggcggaagcgctgagagagaaggagcaggaggctcctggacagcggtcgccaggcatttaggggttcaggaggtcttccaagaagagagagcttttgtgagaaaaacttcaggtgagagagaattgagtgtacaaggattgagggtaaggtctcttcttgtaaaatttctttttcatagtgaagtttgcatgccccgtggaggcgagcccttttgtggctgatccacgtattttgattgtttttccttttgttttgtttcttctttcttcctgctgcatcgcgtggtactgaaaagatcttgggaggtggtgtcctggccagacatccacccaacaagtggtatcagagcgtggcggtacaagaacgcagattgcagtgatggtgagcaagactgaagatggagaagacaagaacaatcaagatggagatcaacaagttcgatggtaagagctttctccttgtggcaggcaatggtaaaggacgtgctcatccaatagggttgatcgatgctctcttgtgcgatgagaagccgaccaccatagaggtgcgggattggaaacggcaacagatgcagacggtgagtaccatccgcatgtacctgacggatgaggtggtgatccatgtgctgaccgagacttccccgacgatgctgtggtcgaagctcgaggagttgtacatggcgaagtctctcaccaacacacttttcctctggaggcagttttaccaactgcggatgactgaggacaaagcgtgcaggagcatttgagccacttccagaagatcctcaccgacctcctcaacgttggcgagaacgttgaggagaagaccaggacgctggttttgctggcgtcgcttcccccttcgtacgagtccttggtgactgctcttctagtggggaagagcactatcaagatggacgagatcaccacggcgatactccagaacgaggttctcagagggagaacccagcttcgagctcagatggcggtagctcagctttggtggcttctggaggagcaggaggcggtagacggagcgacaggagatcgcaacgagggcggtccaagtccaggagggacttgagcaaaaccaggtgttaccggtgtgaggagttggggcatctagctagagattgccctcaactcaaaaatcggacggtggctgctgtagcgacggccggcagcgattcagatgaagatgtcctggagatatctgatgaggtatctacttctttccagcagtggatattagattctgcatgctcctttcatgtatgttgcagagaggagcagcttgactccctggagaacagtgaggacactgtatatctgccggatggatcgagctgtgcgatcagaggcattgggacggtcagctggaggacacatgacggtgcagtgaggagattgggggaggttcgatacatacccgatttcaagcgaaatcttatctcacttaacagactggattcaagaggctacaggacgatagctgatggaggaatcctgagggtgttacgagcgataggattgtgctggaggagaagaaggggagcagaggacattattacctggtggagagcccagtgcgaggtggagcttcgggagccaggtggagcccagaacgaggtgaagctccaggaggcggatcgggcacgagacaggagactcgggaggacgagaggcgacgtcgcaaggtgagattcctattgccgcaggatgatgccccaagcaggtctcaggtcaggaggagcacagcatacgacggagatgggatcgagcagcctggctcgactccatgtttgcccatccatgatcagcaggcaattgccccagggcatgggggcgaagagatccagaagctctcggagttttggaggaggccgaatatcgagtcgaggtggagattgttaggatttgatgcctcgagattcagcccacattgagcccacagcgaggttcgcgacgaaaaacggagtccaacgagatcaagattacttgaaacggagctcagatggaggagatacgagcttttgaagtcggcacgagattcgaggcggcggag
Coding sequences within it:
- the LOC105047685 gene encoding beta-galactosidase 8 isoform X3, whose amino-acid sequence is MVRGRGGGGGRTIRKRWMASKKGLKLLLALLTTVTLTSFAPALAPFPVLSSSRHYLSSGNDRGFWIADDMFWKDGQPFQIIGGDVHYFRVLPEYWEDRLLRAKALGLNTIQTYVPWNLHEPAPQKWVFEGIADIESFLKLAQELGFLVMLRAGPYICAEWDFGGFPAWLLAIEPALKLRSSDPEFLQLVERWWAVLLPKMAPLLYENGGPIIMVQVENEFGSYGDDKKYLHHLVTLARRHLGNDIVLHGRELREEEIEKKGRRGRRERRYTTDGGSKDTLENGTILGEGVFSAVDFSTGDNPWPIFKLQKKYNAPGKSPALSSEFYTGWLTHWGEQIAETDANLTAAALQKILSRNGSAVLYMAHGGTNFEFFSGANTGQNESDYKADLTSYDYDAPIKESGDVDNPKFKALRRVIETYRSVALPPVPSNNKRASYGLVEVSKIASFFEVLDTICSPMEVVEAEHPIAMELVGQMFGFVLYVTEYPQKETSSILSIPKVHDRAQVFISCSVDDNGSPIYVGVIERWSNKALAMPKINCSSNIGLFVLVENLGRVNYGPYMYDRKGILSPVILDDVVLHQWKTYPISFQRFINHSKDNPIKQAANSRINKILIQNSLKDHSSRFTFSPKESISEEPGFYKGHFYVDPRNQVRDTFISFSGWSKGIAFVNNFNIGRFWPLFGPQCTLYVPAPILQHGENVVGIVQC
- the LOC105047685 gene encoding beta-galactosidase 8 isoform X1 — its product is MVRGRGGGGGRTIRKRWMASKKGLKLLLALLTTVTLTSFAPALAPFPVLSSSRHYLSSGNDRGFWIADDMFWKDGQPFQIIGGDVHYFRVLPEYWEDRLLRAKALGLNTIQTYVPWNLHEPAPQKWVFEGIADIESFLKLAQELGFLVMLRAGPYICAEWDFGGFPAWLLAIEPALKLRSSDPEFLQLVERWWAVLLPKMAPLLYENGGPIIMVQVENEFGSYGDDKKYLHHLVTLARRHLGNDIVLHGRELREEEIEKKGRRGRRERRYTTDGGSKDTLENGTILGEGVFSAVDFSTGDNPWPIFKLQKKYNAPGKSPALSSEFYTGWLTHWGEQIAETDANLTAAALQKILSRNGSAVLYMAHGGTNFEFFSGANTGQNESDYKADLTSYDYDAPIKESGDVDNPKFKALRRVIETYRSVALPPVPSNNKRASYGLVEVSKIASFFEVLDTICSPMEVVEAEHPIAMELVGQMFGFVLYVTEYPQKETSSILSIPKVHDRAQVFISCSVDDNGSPIYVGVIERWSNKALAMPKINCSSNIGLFVLVENLGRVNYGPYMYDRKGILSPVILDDVVLHQWKTYPISFQRFINHSKDNPIKQAANSRINKILIQNSLKDHSSRFTFSPKESISEEPGFYKGHFYVDPRNQVRDTFISFSGWSKGIAFVNNFNIGRFWPLFGPQCTLYVPAPILQHGENVVVILELHAPNPDLTIELVENPDFTCGPKHHQK
- the LOC105047685 gene encoding beta-galactosidase 8 isoform X2, with amino-acid sequence MVRGRGGGGGRTIRKRWMASKKGLKLLLALLTTVTLTSFAPALAPFPVLSSSRHYLSSGNDRGFWIADDMFWKDGQPFQIIGGDVHYFRVLPEYWEDRLLRAKALGLNTIQTYVPWNLHEPAPQKWVFEGIADIESFLKLAQELGFLVMLRAGPYICAEWDFGGFPAWLLAIEPALKLRSSDPEFLQLVERWWAVLLPKMAPLLYENGGPIIMVQVENEFGSYGDDKKYLHHLVTLARRHLGNDIVLYTTDGGSKDTLENGTILGEGVFSAVDFSTGDNPWPIFKLQKKYNAPGKSPALSSEFYTGWLTHWGEQIAETDANLTAAALQKILSRNGSAVLYMAHGGTNFEFFSGANTGQNESDYKADLTSYDYDAPIKESGDVDNPKFKALRRVIETYRSVALPPVPSNNKRASYGLVEVSKIASFFEVLDTICSPMEVVEAEHPIAMELVGQMFGFVLYVTEYPQKETSSILSIPKVHDRAQVFISCSVDDNGSPIYVGVIERWSNKALAMPKINCSSNIGLFVLVENLGRVNYGPYMYDRKGILSPVILDDVVLHQWKTYPISFQRFINHSKDNPIKQAANSRINKILIQNSLKDHSSRFTFSPKESISEEPGFYKGHFYVDPRNQVRDTFISFSGWSKGIAFVNNFNIGRFWPLFGPQCTLYVPAPILQHGENVVVILELHAPNPDLTIELVENPDFTCGPKHHQK